Proteins encoded in a region of the Panthera uncia isolate 11264 chromosome B2 unlocalized genomic scaffold, Puncia_PCG_1.0 HiC_scaffold_24, whole genome shotgun sequence genome:
- the POLH gene encoding DNA polymerase eta isoform X3 produces MKLVHLGSLGTCGQMMLRSYVQIFYWHKFVSLVGKLTLPKEMRKQGLFQWLDSLQTGNTTSPDLQLTVGAVIVEEMRAAIERETGFQCSAGISHNKVLAKLACGLNKPNRQTLVSHGSVPQLFSQMPIYKIRNLGGKLGASVIEILGVEYMGELTQFTESQLQSHFGEKNGSWLYAMCRGIEHDPVRPRKIPKTVGCGKNFPGKTALATREQVQWWLLQLAQELEERLTKDRNDNDRVATQLAVSIRVQGDRRLSSLRRCCALTHYDAHKMSRDAFAVIRNCNTSGIQTCWSPPLTMLFLCATKFSASAPSSCTDITTFLSSDPSSLPKVPATSSEAKTQECGLAGTATKKAATSLESFFQKAAEKQKVKEASVSSLTDTTQAATSNSPSKPSLPFQTSHATGTEPFFKQKSLLLKQKQLSNPSVVFPPQNPQSSPKKLTNSFPTEYPDCTPVCQAVLKVGSSKTTPAGMDLAQNSPSSLASVISKSAPEVAQKSTTTPSPVAAEDQVPCEKCGSLVPVWEMPEHTDYHFALELQKSFTQSHSSDSQVADYHFALELQKSFMQSHSSNSQVVPASSPQGKRNPKSPSASSNKRARPEGMQTLESFFKPLTQ; encoded by the exons AGGAGATGCGAAAACAAGGCTTATTTCAATGGCTTGATTCTCTTCAGACTGGTAACACCACCTCTCCGGACCTGCAGCTCACTGTTGGAGCAGTGATTGTGGAGGAAATGAGAGCAGCCATAGAGAGGGAGACGGGCTTTCAGTGTTCAGCTGGAATTTCACACAATAAG GTCCTGGCAAAACTGGCCTGTGGACTTAACAAGCCCAACCGCCAGACCCTGGTCTCACATGGGTCAGTCCCACAGCTCTTCAGTCAAATGCCTATCTACAAAAT CCGTAATCTTGGAGGAAAGCTAGGGGCCTCTGTCATTGAAATCCTGGGGGTGGAATACATGGGTGAACTGACCCAGTTCACTGAATCCCAGCTCCAGAGTCATTTTGGGGAGAAGAATGG ATCTTGGCTATATGCCATGTGTCGTGGGATTGAACATGATCCAGTTAGACCCAGAAAAATACCTAAAACCGTTGGCTGCGGCAAGAACTTCCCAGGAAAGACAGCTCTGGCTACTCGGGAACAG GTACAGTGGTGGCTTTTGCAATTAGCCCAGGAACTAGAGGAGAGACTAACCAAGGACCGAAATGAT AATGACAGGGTGGCCACACAGTTGGCTGTGAGCATTCGTGTACAAGGAGACAGACGTCTCAGCAGCCTACGCCGCTGCTGTGCCCTTACACACTACGATGCTCACAAGATGAGCCGTGACGCATTTGCTGTCATCAGGAACTGTAACACTTCAGGCATCCAAACTTGCTG GTCTCCTCCCCTCACAATGCTTTTCCTCTGTGCTACCAaattctctgcctctgccccttcatCTTGCACAGACATCACCACCTTCTTGAGCAGTGACCCAAGTTCTCTGCCAAAGGTGCCAGCTACCAGTTCAGAAGCTAAGACCCAGGAATGTGGCCTGGCAGGGACAGCCACTAAGAAAGCAGCCACTTCTCTGGAATCATTCTTCCAAAAAGCTGCAGAAAAGCAGAAAGTCAAAGAAGCTTCAGTGTCATCTCTTACTGACACTACCCAGGCCGCCACGAGCAATTCACCATCCAAGCCCTCGTTACCTTTCCAAACCAGTCATGCTACAGGAACCGAGCCCTTCTTTAAGCAGAAGAGTCTACTTCTAAAGCAGAAACAGCTTAGTAATCCTTCAGTTGTCTTCCCTCCACAAAATCCACAGTCCAGCCCTAAAAAGTTAACAAACTCTTTTCCAACAGAATATCCAGATTGCACCCCCGTCTGTCAAGCAGTATTGAAGGTGGGATCCTCTAAAACAACTCCTGCAGGGATGGATTTGGCCCAGAATAGCCCAAGCAGTCTTGCTTCTGTAATTTCCAAGTCTGCTCCGGAGGTGGCTCAGAAGTCAACTACTACCCCAAGTCCTGTGGCAGCTGAGGACCAAGTGCCCTGTGAGAAGTGTGGCTCTCTGGTGCCTGTATGGGAAATGCCAGAACATACGGACTATCATTTTGCATTGGAGTTACAGAAATCCTTTACGCAGTCCCACTCCTCAGACTCACAGGTTGCGGACTATCATTTTGCATTGGAGTTACAGAAATCCTTTATGCAGTCCCACTCCTCAAACTCACAGGTTGTTCCTGCCAGTTCTCCTCAGGGCAAAAGAAATCCCAAGAGCCCTTCAGCCTCCAGTAATAAACGCGCTAGGCCTGAGGGCATGCAGACATTGGAATCATTTTTCAAGCCGTTAACACAATAG